AACAACCGCGACCTCAACTACGTCACCTGGGAGCAGCGCGCCATGGAAGGCGAGCCCAAGTTCCCCGCATCTCAGGACTTGATCGACTTTCCCTCCGCGCGGTACGCCGAGCTGCTGGGGCTGACCGGCATCCGGGTGGAGCGGCCGGAAGACGTGGGGCCCGCGTGGGACCGCGCCCTCTCCGCAGACCGGCCCGTCGTTATCGACGCCCTGGTGGATGCGGACGTCCCCACGCTCCCGCCCGAGCCCGGCAAGCCGCACGAGATGGTGAGGAAAGCTCTCCGCCAGGGCGACCCCGACGCGGAAGGCGTGCGCGAGCAGATGAAGAAGCAGGGGATGGACTGACCGGAAGATGCGGATCTCGGGCGACCCACATCAGGGAGATGCAGATCAGGAGACGCGGATCGAAGATCCGGACGAGGAGACGCCGCCGGGTCGAGCCTTGAATCGGATCCGCATCTCCCGAACGGATTCCGATCCCCGCCGCCACGGTGGATCAATGCGAGGCCGCAGCGGCGCGGATGATGCGAGGCATCGTAAGTCGTTGCGGTGGATGCGGAAAGCGGGATGTGGAACGGGCCGGGCGGTCCCGAACGTGCACGCCGCGGCCGCGCCTCCAGACG
This Longimicrobiaceae bacterium DNA region includes the following protein-coding sequences:
- a CDS encoding thiamine pyrophosphate-dependent enzyme, which produces NNRDLNYVTWEQRAMEGEPKFPASQDLIDFPSARYAELLGLTGIRVERPEDVGPAWDRALSADRPVVIDALVDADVPTLPPEPGKPHEMVRKALRQGDPDAEGVREQMKKQGMD